A section of the Anabaena cylindrica PCC 7122 genome encodes:
- a CDS encoding ankyrin repeat domain-containing protein, with product MSQKNQPKLSTQTSYWLIANSYNAEDLNQRGENGDTALMKATREGVYPVVKELIDAGADINARNNDRNNALWFACFGNHYDLMNLLLSVNIDINNQNDNGATVLMYGASAGKTEVVRLLLQHNPNMNLQNLDDYKAIDFASNVEVLRLLKNATQ from the coding sequence ATGAGTCAAAAAAATCAGCCCAAATTAAGTACACAAACTAGCTATTGGCTAATAGCAAATAGCTACAATGCTGAAGATTTAAATCAGCGTGGTGAAAATGGTGATACAGCTTTAATGAAAGCTACTAGAGAGGGAGTCTACCCAGTTGTCAAAGAACTGATAGATGCGGGTGCAGATATCAACGCTAGAAACAATGATCGCAATAATGCTTTATGGTTCGCTTGTTTTGGCAATCACTACGATTTAATGAATTTGTTGCTGTCAGTCAACATTGATATTAACAATCAAAATGATAATGGCGCAACTGTCCTGATGTATGGTGCATCGGCTGGAAAGACAGAAGTAGTGAGGTTGCTATTACAACATAATCCTAACATGAATTTACAAAATTTGGACGACTATAAAGCAATTGACTTTGCCAGCAATGTAGAAGTTTTAAGGTTACTGAAAAATGCCACACAGTAA
- a CDS encoding TOBE domain-containing protein, translating to MEISARNTFKATVKKVTPGSINTEVTLELAPGVEVVSVITKSSAEKLGLVEGKEAYAVIKSSDVLIAVD from the coding sequence ATGGAAATCAGCGCCAGAAATACCTTTAAAGCAACTGTGAAAAAAGTTACCCCTGGTTCAATTAATACAGAGGTAACTTTAGAATTAGCACCTGGTGTAGAAGTAGTATCTGTCATCACTAAATCATCAGCAGAAAAGCTAGGTTTAGTTGAAGGTAAAGAGGCTTATGCTGTGATTAAATCATCAGATGTACTTATTGCTGTTGACTAA
- a CDS encoding acyltransferase family protein translates to MQLQKSEANTNLFSYRPDIDALRGLAVIAVLIYHLNNDWLPGGFVGVDIFFAISGYVVSASILRRESKGLIRDTFEFYKRRIKRLFPALVACILITSLFISLLVWPIETGKFYLTGLHALVGLSNIYLMDITKGYFDIDSSLNPFTHTWSLGVEEQFYLIFPFLLFAIYGKEKQITNKKRTIILFLSFALFIIIAGLITAYKPEWNYYSLGSRIWEMEIGSILFILQSNNHLKIITHNKKTNIIIQLFSIFLIIVTFFVTPNNSLFPFPLAIPVIVGTLLFITCGSSMYANINKAIGKSYLTYVGKTSYSLYLWHWPIFVLFNWTVGLNSILTYFAATSLTILFSLISYYCLEQPIRKSKINQSKVIFGSVLIAIVSVIITVGSLQEVFHDNFYLKRESYIKTTSLERYLVADKVNKNLNLKAIFSNCLANENHPNIDFEHCRRRGIKSISSSPQIFLIGDSHAHSLLPMLEVNNTLINHDLFFFGNQFCPININMTRSISSNLCRLNTDKILKYIEQKANNNSLLIIHSRYSPFFANFVIGNTLSENYKNGIFQLFLTQGHKLLSIKEAALQLEKDFIQLSNRLKSKNISILLLAPIPEHQLHPAQCQFSNPECLTDKQTVLEYRKNTINAMNNAAKVSSNLFVWDTIEQLCPIEKCSHYLDSQLIFSDDNHLSAYGSQLLSPYFEDFLRKHRLLSQNLLDKNIDKLRK, encoded by the coding sequence ATGCAACTTCAAAAATCAGAAGCAAATACTAATTTATTTTCATATCGTCCAGATATAGATGCTCTTAGAGGTCTTGCTGTTATTGCAGTACTAATCTATCACTTAAATAACGATTGGTTACCTGGAGGTTTTGTCGGTGTAGATATATTTTTTGCAATATCTGGTTATGTAGTGTCTGCTTCTATTTTACGAAGAGAATCTAAGGGATTAATAAGAGATACTTTTGAATTTTATAAAAGGCGAATTAAAAGACTTTTTCCTGCTTTAGTAGCTTGTATCCTCATCACTTCATTATTTATTTCTTTGTTAGTTTGGCCGATAGAGACAGGAAAATTTTATCTGACAGGTCTTCATGCATTAGTGGGTTTATCCAATATTTATTTAATGGATATTACGAAAGGATACTTCGATATTGATTCTAGCTTAAACCCTTTTACTCACACTTGGTCTTTAGGAGTTGAAGAACAATTCTACTTGATTTTCCCATTTTTATTATTTGCAATTTACGGCAAAGAAAAACAAATTACAAATAAAAAAAGAACAATTATATTATTCTTATCTTTTGCATTATTCATAATAATTGCCGGATTAATTACTGCCTATAAACCAGAATGGAATTACTATTCTTTAGGAAGCCGAATTTGGGAGATGGAAATCGGTTCTATTCTATTTATTTTGCAGTCAAATAATCACTTAAAAATTATTACACATAATAAAAAAACAAATATAATTATACAATTATTTTCTATCTTTCTTATTATAGTTACTTTCTTTGTTACTCCAAATAATAGTTTATTCCCTTTTCCTTTGGCTATTCCTGTTATTGTCGGAACATTGTTATTTATAACTTGTGGCAGTTCTATGTATGCCAACATAAATAAAGCTATTGGCAAATCATATCTTACTTACGTTGGCAAGACTTCTTATTCTTTATACTTGTGGCATTGGCCAATTTTTGTTTTATTTAATTGGACAGTTGGTTTGAATTCAATCTTAACATATTTTGCGGCGACTTCTCTGACAATATTATTCTCACTAATTTCTTACTATTGCCTAGAACAACCAATCCGAAAATCTAAAATCAACCAATCTAAAGTTATTTTTGGTTCCGTTTTAATTGCGATAGTTTCAGTAATAATCACTGTAGGTTCTCTTCAAGAAGTGTTTCATGATAATTTTTATCTAAAAAGAGAGTCATACATAAAGACAACATCGCTCGAAAGATATCTTGTTGCTGATAAAGTGAATAAAAATTTAAATTTAAAAGCAATTTTTAGTAATTGTTTAGCAAATGAAAATCATCCAAATATTGATTTTGAACATTGTCGTCGAAGAGGCATAAAATCCATTTCATCATCACCACAAATTTTTTTAATAGGTGATAGTCATGCCCACTCTCTATTACCTATGTTAGAAGTAAATAATACATTAATTAATCATGATCTTTTCTTCTTTGGCAATCAATTTTGCCCAATAAACATAAACATGACTCGTAGTATATCTTCAAATCTTTGTCGTCTAAATACTGATAAGATACTTAAATATATTGAACAGAAGGCTAATAATAATAGTCTACTGATTATTCATTCTAGATACAGTCCGTTTTTTGCCAATTTTGTTATCGGCAATACTTTATCAGAAAATTATAAAAATGGCATCTTTCAACTTTTTTTAACCCAAGGGCATAAATTATTGTCTATCAAAGAAGCCGCTTTACAGTTAGAAAAAGACTTTATTCAATTAAGTAACCGATTGAAGTCCAAAAATATATCTATACTTTTACTTGCACCAATACCAGAACATCAATTGCATCCCGCTCAATGTCAATTTTCAAATCCAGAATGTTTAACCGACAAACAAACAGTTCTAGAGTATAGAAAAAATACGATAAATGCCATGAATAATGCCGCCAAAGTATCTTCAAATTTGTTTGTTTGGGATACCATTGAGCAATTATGTCCAATTGAAAAATGTTCTCATTACTTAGATAGCCAATTAATTTTTAGTGATGACAATCACCTTTCTGCCTATGGCAGTCAATTATTAAGTCCCTATTTTGAGGATTTTTTGCGTAAACATCGGCTTCTAAGTCAAAATTTGTTAGATAAAAATATAGATAAACTACGTAAATAG